In Sphingomonas profundi, the sequence ACACCATCTCCTGGCTCTCGCGCGGATAAGCTCGCACGAAGAACATCCGGCTGTGGCAGAGCCGCATGTGCGCAACCTTCACCGTCGTCGTCGCGCCGGCGATGACGACGACCTCGTGGCTCCAGTCGAACTGGTAGGCCTCGCCGGGCGCGAAGCTCAGCGGCACGTAGGCCGCGGCCGTGACCGCCGACCGCTCACGCTGCCATGCCGTGGCATAGCGACGCACGGCATCGTAGCCGCCGCGGTAGCCCAGCCCCTGCAGCTCCTCGTACACCCGGACCAGCGTCAGGCGCTCGCGCCGCTGCTTGCGCTCGTTGGCCTCCAGCAGCCGCTCGAGATCCGCCGACCATGGCCCGAGCTTCGGCAGCGGCTGCACCGTCCGCTCGTAGGAGAAGTCCGTCTCGCCGGACCGCAGCACCTTGCGCACCGTGTTCCGCGACACCCGCAGGTCGCGCACGATCTCCTTGATGCTCTTACCCTTGACGTAGAACTCGCGCCGGATGCGCGCCACCGTCTCCACGACCAGCATTCTCCCCGACCGCTCCTGCGCAAAGCGCCGGGCGTGAACCGCTCAGTTCAGGGGGGTCAATTTTGCACGCCGATCAGCCCCGAACGGGGTCAACATTGCACGCTGATTCACAATCAGGGTCGAATCACCCTGTATCACGCCCCCGGATGGGTCAAGATCGAACGCCATGAAACGGTAACGGCGCCTCTGGGACCAAGGAGTAGCTCGTGCTGCGACCACCCGCCGCATCCCGCTCAAGGATGCCCCGCGCGACAAGATCGTTGATGTCGCGCAACGCCGTATCGGACGACGCCTTGGTGATCGCCGCCCATTTGGCGTTGGTCAGCTTGCCCTCGAAACCCTCCAGCAGCCGGTTGACGACCTTCCGCTGCCGATCGTTCAACGACTGCCCCGCCATCGAGTCCCAGAAACGAGCCTTGCGCATGACGTTCGCCAGGATCGTCTCGGCCCCGTCAAAGGCGCGATCGAGGCAGCCGATGAACCACAGGAGCCACGGCGTGATGTCCAGGCCGCCTTTCTGCGTCGATTCCAGCGTATCGTAATAGGCCTTCCGCTCGGTGCGGATTTGCGCGGACATGCTGTAGAAACGCTGGGCGGTGCCTTCGGCGCGGGCCAGCGCCAGATCAGCGATGGCCCGCGCGATGCGCCCGTTGCCGTCATCGAAGGGGTGGATGGTCACGAACCACAGATGCGCGACTGCCGCCTTCACCACCGGATCGGGCGTCGCCGTCTCGAACCAATCGAGAAAGCGGGCCATTTCCTCGTCCATCCGCTCCGATGCTGGGGCCTCATAATGGACGCGTTCGCGGCCGATCGGGCCGGAGACGACCTGCATCGGGCCGCCCTCAACGCCCCGCCATGCGCCCACGGTGATGCGGCTCATGCCACTGCGCCCGGTCGGAAACAGCGCTGCGTGCCAACCAAAAAGCCGTTCGGCGGTCAGCGGCTGGGTATAGTTCTGCGTGGCGTCGAGCATCATTTCCACAACGCCTTCGACATTGCGATCAGACTCGACCAGCCCGCCAATGTCCATGCCGAGGCGACGGGCGATGGACGAACGCACCTGCTCGCGGTCCAGCACTTCGCCTTCGATCTCACTGGATTTCAGGACATCCTCGGTCAGCGCGTGAAGCACGGCCTCCGCGCGGAGCGGGAAGCCAAGCGCCTCCATATGGCCGATCAGCCGCCCCTGCCGATGGCGCACGGCGGCGAGCAGTTGAGCGAGCGCCGCATCGCTCCACGTGAGTTCGGGCCAGTCCTGTAGCTCATGGATGTAAGTCATAATCACCGCTTCCTCTGCGGTTTTATGGCAGCCAATCACTGCACACGCAAAGATATTTGCCGCATAATATGCAGTGAATAGGCGCTTCAATCGCCGCCTCTCACCATCACATAAAAGCCGACGTTAGAAAGGCGACGACCATGGGTTTGGAATAGTGGCGCCGTCGCGGTCAGCACCCAATCGCCCCACTTCCAATTTCGTTTTGGAGCCTTATCTTGCCAGGAACAAATGGGGGTCATAATGCTGTTATCTCAGGCCTTAGGTATCAATATCAGCCAGCCTATGCTGGATTTTGTTGACATTGATCTGCACAAAGATTTCCAATTATACATTGATCCTGTTGGATTTCTTGAGCCGAAAGAGCCGTTCGCGCAGGAATGCCAAGACGATTTGAGGGACTTTTTTGAAGCGGTTCTTCAAACCATCATGGCTGGCGACATGGCCAAGGGTGAAGCGCTCCTTGCTGCTCTCCAAGAGCCAAATGAAACCCATCTAGGCGTTTCGGATGGCGAGCCTCGTGGCAGGGGCATCGGTCATCAGCAGGCCCAACAACTGCTTCAAAACCTTGCGAGCAGTCCCGCCGCGAAAACTGGCCTTTTGCGCGATTTGACGGACTGCGCTTTGTTCATCGACAACATCGGCGCAGACAAAATTTCTGACATAACAACGAATATCATTCGGCGAAATCTGATCGAATACACGCAACAGCAATTCGAATTTCATAACATTCCCTTGAACACCAATCTGCCCACCGGACGACTTTGGGTGCGAGGCGAGAGCAGATGGGAGACTGGGACCTTCGACCGGATACCCTTGGTTGAGGGCAAGCGGGTTCTTCTCATACCCAAGCGCTATGTCCGTTGGCGCGGAGGGATGCAGCAGCTCGCAACGCACTATTACACGCACTTCGTCACCAATTTTGTCCGCGACGAGCAACTTCGAACGAACGGCCATCTCGTAAAGGTGATAAAGACCAAAAAAGGAGAGAAAAAAGAGGTTTATAAGAAAGATATCAAAAAGGATATGCCGCCAACCAAGCAAAATCTGGCTCGATTCTCGGTTGAGCATCCGCAAGAATATCGGAAATTCAAAGAGGTCATTCAACGCAAAGGGTCCATTGGCCTTCGTAAGCTCGTGGAGCTTGATAGCACTCAATTCAACGAGGGCGATTTCAACAAGGGCCTACAAGAATTACTGCAAGCGCTACCGACCGGGCGGCAAAACGCCACAAACTATCATCACCTTATATCTGGCGTGCTGACCTACCTTTTTTATCCACACCTCATTACTCCAACCATAGAGTTGGACATCAATCAGGGCCGGAAACGCATCGACATTGCGTTCGCTAATGCAAGCCAAGCGGGTTTCTTCGCAGACCAACGCGGCGACCCGTTTTTACAGGCCCGAGAAATCATGGTGGAATGCAAAAATTATGCGGAGGATTTAGCGAACAACGAGATAGATCAGATGATTGGCCGCTTCGACCCGAGGCGGGGTAGGCTAGGCATTATCGTCTGTCGTTCAATCCTAGACCCGCAGCGGCTGCTTGAGCGATGCCGTGATGCCTTCCGTTCCCAACAGGGCGCCATATTGGTCTTCACTGACGACGATTTCCAGACACTTTTGAATGCTCACGACATTGCGCGTGAACCGGCATTACAAACAATGTGCCGGGCCAAATTTCGCGAGTTGTTGCATTGAAGATCGGCAAATCTATCCTCGCTCCTGACGCGCTTGCGCAGAGTTCGGCCAGAAATATCAAACCGGCGGACTCTCATTCTGTCGGATCAGCAGGGCCATTGCCGGATCATAGATATACTCAGTGATCGTGCCGTCCTTAATCCGCTCCACCGCATCGTCGATTACGAACAGTGGCACCAAGAACCATTCGCGCGGCACAACGGGACTGCCAAACCTGTCCTTGATCTCGATGTCGAGCCGGGCCGGATCGAAGATGCGATGAATCAGGTTTTCGAGCTTGGTCCGGCTGATGTTGAACAGCTTGTAGGTAGCCACGATTTCCACCTCGTCGAGGAGGAAAGTCGGGTCCAGCCTGGCGTTGGCGACACGCTTGGCGACATCGCCTCCAGTCACGCCAATCTTGTGAACGAGGTTGCGATTGGCGGTGACGATTGGATTATCCGACTGGCTGCGCAGCACATAGATCGTGCCGCTGGCGAGGTCGTCGGCCTCGTTCTCGCTGGCAAAGAGCGGCCCGGCATTTGGCTCTGACAGACTCCGGCTACTTTCGTCCTTGTAGAGCGCGCGTTGCAAGGAACGGAGCAGCAAATTGCTCTCCGTGCCGTTGGAGTAGATGACGCGGAGGCGAGCATCGCTTTCGCCATTGGGTGCCTTGAAGGCGTCGCCGACCTCAGCGACATAGGCGACCTGACCGCCGAGAATGAAAAACTCCCCGGCCCGGATGTCGGTTTTCAGGAAGCCGGCATCCTTGCGGATCGACTGGGTAATACGGGCGCCGCTGTCGATGTCGGCCTGCGCGGCATCCAACAAGGGCTTGTAGCGGTCAAAATCCTCGCACCGTTCCCGGTTGGCGATCTCCTCCGCCGCGCGCTTGTCCGCAGCGGAGCGGACGTGCCGCAATTCGGTGATGTCGTTGGCGGCGGTGTCCACGCCGAGCTGCTCCAGCAATTCCTCATCGCTGATGTCGTCGTCAGGGTCCGCCAGGCTCTGCTCTACGCCCGCCATCAATCCTTGGTCGTCGAGCGGCTCCAGCAACGCGCGGCAATCGGCCTGCGCGCGCAGACGATCGAGCCGCACGGCGTAAAGCCGCTCGAAAATATCGCGATCCTCGCCATGCTGCGGGGTGTGACCGTTTTTGGCCACGAAACGCTGAATATCCTCGAAACCGGCGATGATCCGCTCTTCGCGCGGGGTCCGCGCGGCGGCCTTCTTCGTCTCGACCTCGATGCCAAGCTCCGCGAGAAGCGCGTCGTCCTCGTCGGTGAAGCCGTTAGCCACGCTCGGCCTCCGCCTTCATCCGGGCGAGAAAGGCGATTCCCTCGGCCATGCGCTTTTCCCAGGCATCGGACGATGTGATGGACGGGAGGCGCCCGCGCTCCTGCTTGAACGTCAAGGCTCGCTTGGCCAGCTTGCGCGCCTCTTCCACGGTCATGGTCACGCGCTTGCCGGAAATGACGGCGGCAACCTGCTTCAAGCTCTCCTCGGTCATCGCCTTGGAGAGGATGGCATAGGCCTCCCCGAACGGATTGATCCGGTCGATCAGGTCGATATCGAGTTCGCGCACGTCCATTGCGAAGCGGCGCACGCCCTCGATGAAAGCGGTGTTCGGGCTCTTCTCGCCATCGTCACCGCCAAGCGCGACCTCCTTGGCCTTCTGCGTGAGGTTGAGGGCGGCGATGGCGTGCTGGCGGACCGCCTCCTGATCCTCCTCGTCCAGCTCCGGATATTTATCCTTGATGATCTTGCCCATGCGGAGAACGGTCAACTCCTCCGGCACAAGCTCCTGATCGAAAAGCCCGCGCTCGATGGCGGTCTTGTCCTGCACGAAGGCCGCGATCACCTCGTTCAAGTCCTGCTGACAGATGCGAGTCGCTTCTTCGCTCTTGGGTTCGGTCAGCCCCTTGATCTCGATCTGGAAGGTACCGCGCTCCTCGTTGAAGCCGACATTGCACTTGTCCGGCTGATAGCCGTCGTCGCCATAATTGAAGCCCGGCGTGGCCTCGTTGGCCGGATTCTTGGGCTTAAACTCGAAGCGGGGCGCCAGCACCTGCTCCATTAACAGACTGGCGGCGATGGCTTTCAGCGTATCGTTGACCGCCTCGGTCACGGCCTCCTCGGACGCATCCGGCTCGGCGATCAGGTTGGTGAAGCGGGCGCGCGCCTTGCCCGGCGCATCGCGAGTGGCGCGGCCGATGATCTGCACGATCTCGGTCAGGCTGGAGCGATAGCCCACGGTCAGGGCATGCTCGCACCAGATCCAGTCGAAGCCTTCCTTCGCCATGCCGAGCGCGATGATGATGTCCACATGATCGCGGTTGTTTTTCTGGCCGGCGTCCTTCAACGCGGCGGACACGCGATCGCGCCGGTTAGCATCATCGTCCACCAGGTCGGCAATCCGCAGCAGCTTGCCGTCCGGCGTCTGTACCAACTGGAAGCCGGTGGCGGGATCGATCCCCTGCCAGTCGCCCAGCGCGGACAGGATATGCTCCACCTCCCTGATCTTGTCTTTCGTGCTCTCGCGCGAGTTGACACTGGGGATGTGGATGATCGTCTTCTGCGCCGGATCGAGCACCTTCAGAATGTCATCGGCATAAGAGCCGGAATAGAAGAAATAGCCGATGTCGAGCTGCTTCAGATAGCGATAGCCATTGAGCTGCTCGTAATAGGTGTAGGTGACGCTATCGAACTTGGCCTCGTCCTGCGGAGCCAGCACCGCCTCGGCGTCGCCCCGGAAATAGGAGCCGGTCATGGCGACGATATGCACCTTGTCGCGCGCGACGAAGGCGCCGAGGTGCTGACCCAACTTGTTGTCCGGGTTGGCGGAGACGTGGTGGAACTCGTCCACCGCGATCAGGCGATCGTCGAAGGCCTCCACGCCGAACCTGTCCACCGCGAAGCGGAAGGTGGCATGGGTGCAGACCAGCACCGCGTCGCTGCTCTCCAGAAAGGCGCCGACGCTGTTGACCTTGCCGCCATCGGTGCCGGGCGCGTCGCAGAGATTCCATCGCGGCTCGACCCGCCAGTCGGCCCAGAAACCGAACTGGCTCAGCGGTTCGTCATGGAAGCTCGCACCGATGCTGCGTTCCGGCACGACGATGATCGCCTGCTTCAGCTCCTGGTTGGCCAGCTTGTCGAGCGCGACGAACATGAGGGCGCGGCTCTTGCCCGATGCCGGAGGCGACTTGATGAGGAGATATTGCTCGCCGCGCTTCTCATAGGCGCGCTCCTGCATCGGGCGCATCCCCAGGGCGTTGGCCTTGGTGGAACTGCCGTTGCCGGCATAGGAGACCGAAACGGAAGGAACGGATTGTCTGTCGTCGCTCATGGGCACCGCTGGTTGCTCTTTTCTCAATTCTTCCGCCGTGATGTGCACGGGTTTGCCGTCCTTCACGATGACGATTTCCGTGTTGGTCTGAATGGCGGTGCTGCGCGCCATCGCCGCCGCTCGGCGCATGGCGGCCAGCGACGCGCGCAGATCGGGATTTTTCGCGTTGGACAAATCCCGCTGTGTCATTGCTTCTCTCCCCATTCCAGCATCACGGGTTCGGCACCTGCACTGTCGTAAACCGCCCAATCGTCCACGACCTGCCGGTAGTGCTGACGGAAATTGCTCCAGCCCGCCTCGAAGCGGCGGCGGATAACGGCTTCCGGGATGTTGTGACCACCTTGGCGCACGCGCGTCGCCACACGGGCGATGGCGGTTTCGGCATCCGGAAGCGTCAGAAAAAACAGGCTGACCCGAAAGCCCTGCGTCTGCCATTCGGCGATATGGCGCAGATATGAGAGGCCGGACAGCGTGGTTTCGAAGGCGAAGCTCTCACCTCGCCGCGTACAGTGCTCGATCTCCTGCAACATCAGACGCCCGGCCTTCAGCGCGGCGGTTTCCGGCGCGAGGGGCGCAAGCCCGGCGGCGATCTGATCCGCATTGATGAAGCGCGGAAGCTCCGCCTCACCCGGCAGGAAGGAACGGGCGAAAGTGGTTTTCCCGGCGCCGTTAGGGCCGGCGAGGATCATGATCTTCCGGGGCGAGGATGCCGCGCTCACGCCTTCGCTCTCCGCGCCGTCTTTGCGCTGGTGGTCGTTCCCGCCATCTTGGTATAAAGCTCGAACAGTTTCTCCAGCCGCTCCGTGTCGTTACGGAAGCGGCGGCCGATATAGATGCGCTCCGATACCTCATCGTTGCGCTCATGGGCTTCGCGTAGGTCAGCAGGCATAGCGTCGGGATCGTACAGGTCGGCGATGGTCGCAGGGAAATGTGCCTCGCGTGCCAGCACGATGTCCTCGGCGCAACGGGTCAAGTCATCCTTCATTTTGCTGGTTAGTGCTGGCACCGGGAAAGTGTTCCAACCAATCGTATTAGTATAGGAAAAATCGGTCCGCATTGTTGTGCATACAGCCCTGATCCATACCAAATGCAGGCGAGAAATAATTAATGCCATATTCCAAATAGGAGCATCGTACAGCGCGTAGCATTTGTTCGATACAACCGTGGTTGGTGGCAGCAATCCACAGGGCAAATAGGGCCTGCGCTCTGACGACACGCTTGGTATAACAATAGTGTGGATTTTTCCGGAAATGGTTCTTTCAAACTTATAGGGGGTATCGAGCCCCATCCGTCCGCGCTCACTTCCATTTAAGCGATAATCTCGAACGCGCATAATGCGCTCTGCAATTTCCGGTATGGCATTTGCAGAATGCGCTTGCGAGTCGCTTATCCAAAGGCAATATCTCTCTAAGCCATTGATGAACTCGCTTGACCCCAATATCGGTCGCAGGAAAGATTGCGCCTCTGGATAGGAAGATACCAAATCTTTAGCTTCATTTGTCGTTAAAATAAGATTTCCTTGATCGCGCGGAATGTTTCCACCAAACATTATGGCGGTATCAGAAATTGGTTCGGACGATCGCTCCACAATGACGTTTTTGCCGGACGTGAGGTAATAGTTTATATTATCAACGTCCTTGCGCTCGTCTCCATCAAATATGTGCTTTGGCTTTACTTCGGTAGCCGCTACGCCAACGATAATGCACGTAACTTGTGCATTCTTTGCAGCACTGTTCCCCCACAAAAAGTCCTTATGGCAAAAAAATATCCCTTGGCCGATTGCAGAAATTCTCGGCCAAATCAGAGAAACCTGAATCCCTTGGCAAATTGAATTTGTAGAAACAAAAGCAAATTTTCCACCATTATTTATATATTCAGAGGCCTTCCAGAACCAGCCTGCGATGTAATCAATAGCCTTTATCCCTTTTCCGGCTAATGCTGCCAGGTCATCCTTCTGAGATTGGCTTTGGTATTTATCGCCTACATACGGCGGATTCCCGCAAATATACGTCTCCCCACCCTCATTCTCGAAGTCGATCTGCGTCTGATCCAACGGCGTCTGAAACAGGTCGTCACCCACCAGCTTCACACCCGTCCCGGTCGGTGGGCAAATGCTCAGCCAGTCGAGCCGCAGCGCATTGCCGCAAGTGATCCAGTTTTCCGCGTTAAGCGGCAGGAACTCAGCCAGCGCCAGTTTCTGCCCGCGATACAGCACATCACACTGAAATTCCGCGATGATGAGCGCGAGCCGTGCGATCTCGGCGGGGAAGTCGCGCAGCTCGATCCCACGAAAATTGGTCAGCGGAATGTCGGATACGCGCTCGATCTCACCGCGCCGCGCATTAATCTCAGCCTCGATCGCCCGCATTTCCTTGTAGGCGATCACAAGAAAATTGCCGCTGCCGCAGGCTGGATCGAAAATCCTGATCCGCGCCATGCGTCGCCGCAGGTTCAACAACATCCGACCATTGTCGCCGGCCTCGGCCAGCCGGCCGCGCAGGTCGTCCAGAAACAGCGGATTCAGAACTTTCAGGATGTTGGGGACGCTGGTGTAGTGCATCCCTAGCGCGCCACGCTCCTCGTCATCGGCGACGGCCTGGATCATCGAGCCGAAAATGTCTGGGTTGATCTTCGTCCAGTCGAGATTGCCGATGCTGATGAGGTGCGCGCGCGCGATCCTGCTGAAACGCGGGACCTCCAGGCTGCCGGAAAACAGTCCACCATTGACGTAGGGGAAGCCGTCCGCCCAGCGCGGGATTTTTGCCGCCCGCCGATGGCGATCGTCCAATTGCCCATTATGCTTGGTCGGCGTGTTCATCGCGCGGAATATTGCGCCAATGACCTCGTGCGTGTTGGAGCTATCCCGCTCGCTCATCTGCTCCACCTTGGCGGTGAAACGATGGCTGGGGTGGAAGATGTCGGTATCCTCGGCGAAGAAGCAGAAGATCAGCCGCGCCATGAAATGATTCATTTCCGGGCGGCGGTCGGCGGCGCTCCAATCAGCGTTGGTGCTCAACAACTCGACATAGAGCTTGTTCAGCCGGCTGGTCGCACGGATGTCGAACGAGCTGTCGCGCACCTGCTTGACTGTGCTGATGCCCGCCAGCGCCAGGAAGAAACCGAAATGATCGGGGAAATCAGCGTAGACGCAGGCGACTGTTTCGCCGGTTTCCATGTCCTCCGCCTCGAACGTGTCACCGTCCGTGGCCAGCACGAACTTGGCCCTTGCCTTCGCGGTGGCGGGGCTGGCGCGCAGTGCGGCGAGTGTCTGTGCTACCTCGCCGGAATCGGCGACGGCTATATGGATGTTGTTCCGTTGCAGCACGCCACCCGGCAGGTCGGAGGCGTTGGTCGATCCCTTACCGGCGCGCAGCCGCTTGATCGTAGTTTCCTTGTTGCCGAACGCCGCGAGGAAGGCGAACGGAAACGCCTCCCGGTCAAAGGGGAGTTCCGCAAGCGCGGATACGGCTTCTTCAATCTCGACGGCATTCATGCGGGGCAGTCCATTTTATTCGTTAATCCGGTCAGGCCGAAGCGCGCGGCTGTGCCGGCTTGCGCTGGAACGGCGCGACCTTAATGTCCCCGGCGCGCTTGCGGGTCTGTGCGATGTCGTAGCTGCTCTGCATCTGCATCAGCGTGTCCATCGACACGCCGAACGCCTTTTCGACGCGCAGCGCCATTTCCGGCGAGAGATGCGCGCGCTCGTTCAGCAGGGTCGAGAGGGTGGCGCGGGTCACGCCCAGTGCCTCGGCCGCCGCCGTGACCGACAGCCCGAGCGGCGCGATGACTTCATGCTTGATGAAGCCGCCGGGATGGGCCGGCTTTTGCAAGCGTATGTCTGACATCGAAGCCATAGCCACCTTCCCTTCGCACCGTGCGCCGTCACGTGACGCTATACAGATAGGAGGGCACGGACAAAGGCTATCTTCATCCCAGCCCGGCTCCCGCCGCCTTGTCGGCCGATGGTCCGGGCATGGCCGCCTGAACGATGGCGGTCTGCACCAGCCCGGCGCGTTCGTTGATGGCGGATATGAGCTTGCCGCGATCGTTGGTGACGATCGTAGCGGACTGTTTGGCCCTGGAAATTTCGACATAGAGGGATTTCTGATCGACCAGATTGGTCGCGCCGCTGTCGGCATGGACGATGACATGATCGGCCGTGCGGCCCTGCGCCGCGAAGGCGGTTTCGACATAGGCATGGCGGATATGCTGGTCGCGTGCCGCATCGATCCGCAATGTCTCCGGCCCGCCCTGTGAAGTCTGGATGATGGCCGTGCGGCTCCGTTCGTCGATGGCGATCACCTCGCCAAGCTGGCCGTTGATTCGTCCCGCCTCCCGATCGTTGCGGGTGAACTGGATGCTATCGCCCGCCTTGAGTTCCAAGGGGTGCGGTGCGAAGCTCTGGACCTTGCCCGCGCCCCATTGCCGCAAGCGCCAATCGACCTCGCGCCCATCCTCCGATCGGAGGGTGATGGCCGCCTTGGCCTGATCGATGCGCTCGACCCGATAGGCCCCGCCGCGCGTAACACCCTTGTCGGCGAAATCGCGGGTGAAGCGGACCACATCGCCCCTGTCATAGCTCAT encodes:
- a CDS encoding Fic family protein, coding for MTYIHELQDWPELTWSDAALAQLLAAVRHRQGRLIGHMEALGFPLRAEAVLHALTEDVLKSSEIEGEVLDREQVRSSIARRLGMDIGGLVESDRNVEGVVEMMLDATQNYTQPLTAERLFGWHAALFPTGRSGMSRITVGAWRGVEGGPMQVVSGPIGRERVHYEAPASERMDEEMARFLDWFETATPDPVVKAAVAHLWFVTIHPFDDGNGRIARAIADLALARAEGTAQRFYSMSAQIRTERKAYYDTLESTQKGGLDITPWLLWFIGCLDRAFDGAETILANVMRKARFWDSMAGQSLNDRQRKVVNRLLEGFEGKLTNAKWAAITKASSDTALRDINDLVARGILERDAAGGRSTSYSLVPEAPLPFHGVRS
- a CDS encoding GIY-YIG nuclease family protein, with product MANGFTDEDDALLAELGIEVETKKAAARTPREERIIAGFEDIQRFVAKNGHTPQHGEDRDIFERLYAVRLDRLRAQADCRALLEPLDDQGLMAGVEQSLADPDDDISDEELLEQLGVDTAANDITELRHVRSAADKRAAEEIANRERCEDFDRYKPLLDAAQADIDSGARITQSIRKDAGFLKTDIRAGEFFILGGQVAYVAEVGDAFKAPNGESDARLRVIYSNGTESNLLLRSLQRALYKDESSRSLSEPNAGPLFASENEADDLASGTIYVLRSQSDNPIVTANRNLVHKIGVTGGDVAKRVANARLDPTFLLDEVEIVATYKLFNISRTKLENLIHRIFDPARLDIEIKDRFGSPVVPREWFLVPLFVIDDAVERIKDGTITEYIYDPAMALLIRQNESPPV
- a CDS encoding DEAD/DEAH box helicase; the protein is MSDDRQSVPSVSVSYAGNGSSTKANALGMRPMQERAYEKRGEQYLLIKSPPASGKSRALMFVALDKLANQELKQAIIVVPERSIGASFHDEPLSQFGFWADWRVEPRWNLCDAPGTDGGKVNSVGAFLESSDAVLVCTHATFRFAVDRFGVEAFDDRLIAVDEFHHVSANPDNKLGQHLGAFVARDKVHIVAMTGSYFRGDAEAVLAPQDEAKFDSVTYTYYEQLNGYRYLKQLDIGYFFYSGSYADDILKVLDPAQKTIIHIPSVNSRESTKDKIREVEHILSALGDWQGIDPATGFQLVQTPDGKLLRIADLVDDDANRRDRVSAALKDAGQKNNRDHVDIIIALGMAKEGFDWIWCEHALTVGYRSSLTEIVQIIGRATRDAPGKARARFTNLIAEPDASEEAVTEAVNDTLKAIAASLLMEQVLAPRFEFKPKNPANEATPGFNYGDDGYQPDKCNVGFNEERGTFQIEIKGLTEPKSEEATRICQQDLNEVIAAFVQDKTAIERGLFDQELVPEELTVLRMGKIIKDKYPELDEEDQEAVRQHAIAALNLTQKAKEVALGGDDGEKSPNTAFIEGVRRFAMDVRELDIDLIDRINPFGEAYAILSKAMTEESLKQVAAVISGKRVTMTVEEARKLAKRALTFKQERGRLPSITSSDAWEKRMAEGIAFLARMKAEAERG
- a CDS encoding zeta toxin family protein produces the protein MSAASSPRKIMILAGPNGAGKTTFARSFLPGEAELPRFINADQIAAGLAPLAPETAALKAGRLMLQEIEHCTRRGESFAFETTLSGLSYLRHIAEWQTQGFRVSLFFLTLPDAETAIARVATRVRQGGHNIPEAVIRRRFEAGWSNFRQHYRQVVDDWAVYDSAGAEPVMLEWGEKQ
- a CDS encoding class I SAM-dependent DNA methyltransferase, translating into MNAVEIEEAVSALAELPFDREAFPFAFLAAFGNKETTIKRLRAGKGSTNASDLPGGVLQRNNIHIAVADSGEVAQTLAALRASPATAKARAKFVLATDGDTFEAEDMETGETVACVYADFPDHFGFFLALAGISTVKQVRDSSFDIRATSRLNKLYVELLSTNADWSAADRRPEMNHFMARLIFCFFAEDTDIFHPSHRFTAKVEQMSERDSSNTHEVIGAIFRAMNTPTKHNGQLDDRHRRAAKIPRWADGFPYVNGGLFSGSLEVPRFSRIARAHLISIGNLDWTKINPDIFGSMIQAVADDEERGALGMHYTSVPNILKVLNPLFLDDLRGRLAEAGDNGRMLLNLRRRMARIRIFDPACGSGNFLVIAYKEMRAIEAEINARRGEIERVSDIPLTNFRGIELRDFPAEIARLALIIAEFQCDVLYRGQKLALAEFLPLNAENWITCGNALRLDWLSICPPTGTGVKLVGDDLFQTPLDQTQIDFENEGGETYICGNPPYVGDKYQSQSQKDDLAALAGKGIKAIDYIAGWFWKASEYINNGGKFAFVSTNSICQGIQVSLIWPRISAIGQGIFFCHKDFLWGNSAAKNAQVTCIIVGVAATEVKPKHIFDGDERKDVDNINYYLTSGKNVIVERSSEPISDTAIMFGGNIPRDQGNLILTTNEAKDLVSSYPEAQSFLRPILGSSEFINGLERYCLWISDSQAHSANAIPEIAERIMRVRDYRLNGSERGRMGLDTPYKFERTISGKIHTIVIPSVSSERRPYLPCGLLPPTTVVSNKCYALYDAPIWNMALIISRLHLVWIRAVCTTMRTDFSYTNTIGWNTFPVPALTSKMKDDLTRCAEDIVLAREAHFPATIADLYDPDAMPADLREAHERNDEVSERIYIGRRFRNDTERLEKLFELYTKMAGTTTSAKTARRAKA
- a CDS encoding HigA family addiction module antitoxin; this encodes MASMSDIRLQKPAHPGGFIKHEVIAPLGLSVTAAAEALGVTRATLSTLLNERAHLSPEMALRVEKAFGVSMDTLMQMQSSYDIAQTRKRAGDIKVAPFQRKPAQPRASA